GTAGACGTGTCTACTAACAGAGTCTCGATCACCTTCTCCTGCGAAACGACAAGTTCTGAGTGACGAACCCATCCACCAACTCGGaaacataacaataataatactaCATGCCACAATAAGACGCCatgtatcatttattttattaagtactggcttccgctcgcggcttcgcccgcgtggtgtgttgataaaaagtagcctatgtgttgatccagggtatcacctatctacatatcaaATCTCAACCAAATCTGTCCAGCCATTTTTGCgtgaaaaataacaaacatacatccatacattctcacatttcacattataatataagtaggaagtaggattacaatattagtaggattttattttaggtaagtCGAGGACACCACTGAGGAGTTAGACGAAGACACTGAAAGTGCCAGACACCCTGTAGCTCAGTGGTCAGAGCCCTACGGAGACTGTCATACATATTTTGGCCTATTAAACTGtctgaataatattatatttgtaagtaggtagtttTTTCTCGATTAGTCGAGCAGTGGATACCTCGGTGTTGACTGAGACGACGTTTGCGACGAGGCGCATGTTGGCCACGAGTTTGAGGAAGTGCGCGGAGGAAGCGAACGGCCAGCGGGTAGCGTCGGCACAGGGACGCACGGCAGCCAGCCGCGCCCGCAGCGCCTGCGCCGGCAGCTGCGCCCACTCGCGCCGCAGCGGCCGCAGCTCGCAGCGCTGCAGCGACTCCACCGTGCCGTAGTCCACGTACCGCACCTGAGAGCGAGATTCAGAGAGCGACATTACTCTGCAGCAATAGCAAAATAATGAGTGATCGCCCACAGATTGGCGTGGTGGTTACCTTAACAATGTCGCTGTCTTTGAGCTGGACGATGACCGCGCGGTGCCAGCGACGCTCGTATGGCGCGCTGCAGTAGTGCCCCACGCGCATGGCGCTGGGCGCCAGGAAGCGTGAGCGGCCCTCATCGTCGTAGTAGCGCCTGtaaattcattttctttttaaataaccaCTAATTCCTATATGGGACAAAGTATAGTTTTCGGCGTTATGTGTTATATATAGCTGGACCCAAATGCGAGTGGACCGTTTTCATATGAAGAAAGAATTTTAGAAAGAGCATCTGAtttgagaacctccttctttttgggaagtcgattcAAAACAACAGGTTTTTTTGATAAGGTGGTgttagtctatactaatattataaagaggaaaactttgtttgtttgtttggttgtaatggataaactcaaaaactactggaccaattttaaatattctttctccATCAGAAAGCTaaattatctgcgagtaacataggccatattttatcccggtgcgggcagtagctcccacgggacgcgggtgaaaccgcgggaaaacggctagtttgtaatataatgtaggtactgaCGCCATCTCATCCATGATTATCTCCAAGGCAATGTGGTACTCCTCGCCGAGGCGCATTAACCAGAAGTGCGAGGGAGAGTACACCTCTGTCACACTGATCTCCACCATGTCGGCGGGCTGTATGTCCCGCAGTGACGACTCCGGGATGACTTCCATCGGCTGCATGCAGTCCTCGGGAAACACGTCCTCGTCCTGCACACATCACACCCACTTCCATATACAGTGAGCTCTCAGCTATATATACATGTAGTTACGAGTGTGTAAGTATGTACGGGTGCATCCatatctggcgaatgtgccgcgatgcgcagctcgcgagcgCAGTTTGCAAGCTGCGAGCGACCAAGTCGCGGCAATGGTTTGCAATGGCAATGCGGAAAGGTGTGGCCGCATCCTCATTTTTAACTGTTACTGTTGcagtctttttatcgtcccactgctgggcacaggcctcctctcatacggagaaggattgagcattaatcaccacgctctGTATTGCGctgtatttttaagatttattattattttatataaaatgtacctacctgtGTGACACTAATCGTCTGAAACACAGGACTACTTAGTTTATGCAAATTAcctctatttatattattatgtgtttttatatTCAACGAAGTGTGTTGATGTGCTGGCCGTCGTGCTCAGTAATTAATAAAGGAAATGCAAACAATATTctttatctatacctactaatattataaagctgaagagtttgtttgtttgtttatttgaacgcgctaatctcaagaacaactggaccgatttaaaaaattatttcagtgttagatagcccatttatcgaggaaggctataggctactttttatccgggttcgtgccgtggttcctacgggatgcgggtgaaaccgctgacagaagctagtaatgtTATAGTTAGTggtacataatattctaataggGTACTGTAACAAGTAAGTAGTACAAGGCCCATAATTATTCCTAGCTATAAGTCACTCATACCTGCCAAACATTGtggaaagaaataaataaagaatatgcATTGTTATTCTTACATAGGGGATGTAGGGCAGCGCGTCCTCGTCTGTGACTGGCGTGCTGGCGCGCACGGGGCGAGGACTGGGCGCCGGTACGGGAGGGTACTCGGGCTCGGCGCCGCGCAGGTGCACGAACCAAGAGCCGTCTTCAAGACAGGTGACGACCACGTGCTCGTCCAAGAGACAGAGCAGACTTAACAGGCTCAGATGCCCACTCGCAAGAAAATTCATGTTGCGTTTGAAACGCttcctttaaaataaaacattaattaactgTGGATCCTTGGTCATAAACTTGGCTGTTAGTCAGTGTTCTTTACACATATACTGAATGAAAACACAGGTAGGCACTGAATCCTTCACATACTGAACCACGGAGGACAAAATAACTAGTACTGAACCCTCTGCCTAGCATTGAGCTAGCATCACATCAAGGTCTGTATTGTATAGCAAAGCACTCACCTATAGAGTTGTAGTAGGTCAAGCATCCACACTCCCCCTGGATTTGCTGTGATCAGATCCATCACCTGTGCCTTGAGCCTCTGATTACGCTTAGCGCGTCTTATGGCGCGTGTTCCTGGACAAACGCATGTaattaagaaagaaagaaaaaaaaacggttcATTCATCACAAAAATGACGCAGACCGCGGCCGGGCTCAATTTTGACGACCGAGCAAGTtcaggattctaaaattgatagcgagggaatcaaaagagcacaaggtgaaaaatctttgcactcgagtgcaacatgtaacttttcatcccacctcgtttaaaatcgacctcaaaacaataaaaaataataatttcacccCACTTCATCGAGGTAcctaatttcctcgatgaagtggggtgaaattattatttttctcctaaatgcaaaaaacaaaactaaaactaaatgcaaaaaaatggcgcgcacttatcaaattaaaaagaagtacctattaaagtatttgaaaactcagtttaaaaatgaaacgaggttaaaaatcgatttaaaaacaataataaaaattacttaattcattgaacaattatttttaccagtattttatttgtttaatatgtatttgtttgaagtcttatcaagattgtcacaaatggagtgcctattgcacacgatgttctaaattcaaatcactttgccgctctagaggataaaaacggcttttgcgctcagatatcacagggtaaaactactctttccgagatagtgggatgaaaataatatataataggccccgcagggcatctgaggcggatgacggggagtagcgaccccgcggggctatatatccgagtgctccagggagagtatactgtcccccatctccggcttgccggagtgaagcatgacgggggataggtctcccgcctcttggcttgccttcatcggccggtcagagtggagtcgctagagcagggttaacagcccactcggagggtaggtgcctcgtggtaagtggcgagtgggccggtgatgctggacccacagggagcgcgtgatttgcgtttaaagtccgccgaggtatcctcacccttcagccgctcatgtacctgttgcccccttgttgcgatttagcgactgattcccgggggcccagtaagtgagttggcgagtctccacctgccatttttacgtgtatttattacattgttatcggcaggtgccatagttcccgtagtttccccattcctagtccactagcatcccatcacaatagcccaagtagttttcatccatagttagcaatagtttagcacagaaccggggattttccttgggtacatttctatagtgtatacagggataatcgtcggttttgtgtcaccatttcattaaagttgtctcaaaagggcttcagcgtgttggcttcggccccacgttcgcctcccaaaaaaccgggactctatagtcccgaggtctggtagagacatacaatataatagtaataaacagaaacaaatgaaataataaaaaaacaatgaaaattataacaaatCATAACCATGAATATTATCGCATTGCAAGTTTCCTATTTCCATGAATAACTACACTACTTTCAACTTACTTGGTGAATCTTTCGTTTCACTTGGCTGCGAAGCCTCTCCTGTATTAGTGGTAGAAGACATTGGTCACAACTTAATGGTCACTTTACACACTAGAACTTTACCACCGTTCACTACTAACTCACAGCAAAAATGGCCGAGACAATGCCGTGACGagaatatgtatttaaaagtattgacaagcattttgttaattattttgagGGTAGTAGTATAATAAAGTTTTCATACATACCTGCTTAGCGCTCATTTTATTCAACGCCGTCATTATAACAAATGTCAATGTgcaaatgtatgtacctatgtatatctatacttatactataaagaggaaaactttgtttgtttgaaatcgataaactgaaaaacttatggactgattttaaaaaatctttcaccattagaaagctacattgtCTGCAGGCTAGGCaaattaggctatatttttaaccgacttcccaaaaacccaattctcaattcgaccgttttttttgtatgtttgttacgcgattactcctccatttatttatcgattttgatgattcttttttcgtttgatagggtatacttcCGAGGTGATCCGATTGTCATTAGGTCATTATctaatgatggaaaccctgagaaatcgagggcaaatttcgaaagttgtaagcttacgtagggtaaaaacttgacactcaggtgtatgcctggtAGTggtattcaacagtgaaggtttggagctgacctaatgatggagacCCGAGAAggttgagggaactcgacaactgaatatgtaaactacctcgtatttggacttatattattcgtattgacgagacctttgcaacagtgaaggtttggaactgacctgatgatggagtaccgagaaggtcgagggaactcgacaactgaaaatgtcaaaccacctcgtgtttgggctcatattatttgtatggacgagaactttccagttttgcggatagtgacaactactCGTATCACTGAAACGCTGAAAATAGtgttttggaagtcggtttagtttttttatatccCAGTACGGTACGGTCTTTCGATGCATATTGGTGAGGACTTAGGCATGCAGACAGGGCATGCTGTTTAGGATCTTATGATGGAGCCAGAAGTTGGAGACAGGTTCTTAGCGACTTCTTAAtataccacgggcaacaaacggtATAAGTGAGAGTTTTGATACGGTACGCGTCATGGGGTCTGATGATGGATCCAGAAGCTATTGATTGGTACTCGGCAAACCCCTAAATATGCACCACTTGTGTTTGGATTTTTTCAATTCGCATCAAGTAGGACTTTGACATTATGTGATATTCAGGGTATGATGATAGAACCTGGCAATTCTGGTAATGGTAATGGTACTTTGTAATTcctaaataaattgattttgtcTTTGGATTTATTCGTTTCCTCCTAATGTACAGAACCTTTAAAGTACAAAtagagaaacaaaaaaaatgtattagtttagATTACCTATAATAGGTATACTTCTACTTACTTCAGTATAGgtcaaaacataataattattacattttccTACTGCCAACTATTAgagttactattattttttttccattgAATACAAATGTTCCAAATGTTTAGTACGTCTGCCTTAGCAGCTACGTCCAGGCCCAGACAACTAAAATCAATACTCAGCTCTCTAGAATGACCTAATTGGAGCCTGACGGGGTTGCAAATGTAAAATAACACAATCCttcaagtaaaattaaaattacctttaacctgttactacatattttttccccttcaaaataatttgttagaatttgaaaattataattcatatataaatatttactgtgACATCATTGCGGAGGTATGGAAGTACGACAGCCAAGTTCGGAAAACATTTCaatgaattaaataaactcttcggcaaaaaaaaattgggaataaatgatatgatatgaaaaaaatagGGGCACCTATGTATATGAAATCTTGGTTATAACGAATTTATGAATCTTTCAATAGCTTTTAATGACTGGAGTATGTTACTGGCATGAAAAGGGTTAACCAAGCATGTAATTTGATTTTTTGAGAATGGCtaaggttgcccgggtaactgggttgaggaggtcagataggcagtcgcttcttgtaaagcactggtactcagctgaatccggttagactggaagccgaccccaacatgattgggaaaaggctcggaggatgatgatgatggatgctaagaaattggttgaACCTTGTTCTGGACTAGTTCCTGATAGAAATTTGTCGGtattttgaaaagatttttacgtaatttttttcaAAGTAGGATGGTTTAGACTAAAATACCGCAACTCTGAACATTGCCATCCATCACCAGAATGTACACCAATTAGAAAAGGTAACAGTTTATGAAATAcacatagtttttcaaaaatattttggtgtaaCAGAAAGgtacatttattaaaaatatattatcagttttctgaaaatcacgaTAAGATCTTTCCAAAACGCCGACGAACTTTCTATGAGGAATTAGTCCAGAACAAGATTTGAACAGGTTCTTTGCAATtctccaaaattcaaatttggaATAAACTCTCATGCATGCTTGGCTAAACCCTTTGATGCTAGTAATATATTCCAGTCACCAAAACCTTTCgaaacacacataaagtccttaaaaccaagatttctcAAAGGTGCCCcgctttttttttgcattttaactAGCATCGAAGGTGGTGTTATCGCTAAAATtccttttcagtatttttttctatagttGTATGAATTTTTAAAACTTGCACCTCTAATGACATAGTTCAATGTAATCAAATAGGCATACATTACTTAACATAATCTAAAGTCCATCTGACCACCTCGCAAAATCgctcatatgaaaaaaaaaatgaagtatGAGAATTGTGCAGCGGACTTGGCTTGCACTTGCGAGGCTAACAGAGGCTGCCACGCCTGATGTGAAAGAATCCTGTGTGCAGTACGCATGCGCGAGCCCGGATGACCTGCCCTAGCTTGGGAGCCCTGCCCCGTGCAACCCTCGCACCGCGCCCGGTCCTTGCAGCGTTCCTTTGTTTCAGTCTGCTCGGGGCAGCGTGCGGAGTGGTCACGTGAGAGTGCAACTCcaattttagatttttcttaCATCTTGTACTTGACTTTTTAACATTTCCACATAACGGGGCTGTGCTTTTAAGGGGCATTTTGTGGCAGTTTTCAAGAAAAATCGAGCCTTCCTGGGTGCAACTTCGGAAATATCAGGTATGTCTTTGTCTTGCACTCTCTCGCTTTGAATTTGGTTCGTGTTTTTCtgattctttataaatttttgaGGTTTCCTTCCTTAACAGACGTTTTAAGGCATAATATATGCCTCTGAAGTATATGATAGTTCTAATACTGCATCTTTGTTTCACAGCGTGCTCGATGGGCGTGGCCATTGCTGCCTGCACTTCGAGGGTTCCAGCCAACTCCTGGCATCATAGGTGACACGAGAGCAGCTAGCAGGTAGGTAAGTCTTATTTCCAGCATTCATCGGGTGGGAGTCTCTTGCTGATCAACTTAACATCTTGGGTATGTACATCTCTCTAGCTAGCATCACCAGTTCATCGACAAGACCTCCTTCTACAGTAAGTGTTTCTGCTATGCCCGCGGCTTTAACCGGTTGTCTATTGCCCCGCATCTTGAGCTGGCGATTCTTTGTTCTCTTAGCTGAGCTGAGCGCTGAACGTTCTACCTAATGTGTAACATGACTTGAAACTGCAGGTCACAATCATCATGTATGATGATTGAACCGCATAATCAATAAAACCCCGTCTTGATTATCCCCTTTCAATCCTCATCCCTCTCTACCCATCCCTCGCCCTTTGCCTACCTCTCTCCACCCCTGCCACACCCTTTGCTGACCTCTCCACCCCTCCCTCGCCTTTTGCCGACCTCTCGCCTCCCCTGCCACACCTTTTGCCGACCTCTCTAAACCAATGCCACACCCTTTCCCTCTCCACCCCTCTTTCGCCCATTGCCGACCTCTCCCCACCCCTCCCAGGCACTTTCCCAACTTCCGTCCACCCCATCCCCTGTCCAACCCACCCTGGCCCTTTCGCAACCTCATCCACTATCGTACTCTTTCGATCTTAGTTACTCTCTCCTGCCTCGCTATTAGCCTTGTCTTCTTCCTGTCTTTTTGCCCGCCTCCTCTCCTCTTCTATTTTTCCTTTCTTCTTTTTGATTATACACTATATTCCTACACCCTTGTTATAATTATCTCGTTTTCGCCTTTTTTCCTCCTCCCTTTCTGTCCTTACCACTCTCACACTATTTAGCTTTCTCCACACTTTCTCCTTCACGTCCCCTTTATCTCTTGTATCCCCTCCTCTATATTATACTCTCTTTCCTCCTCAACCCCTCCCACCCCTCTCCCATTCTATCCTTACCCCCCTCCTCCCCACTTAGACTATCTTTCCTCCTCACCCTGTATGCAGTACGCATGCGCGAGCCCGGATGACCTGCCCTAGCTCGGGAGCCCTGCCCCGTGCAACCCTCGCACCGCGCCCGGTCCTTGCAGCGTTCCTTTGTTTCAGTCTGCTTGGGGCACCGTGCGGAGTGGTCACGTCAGAGTGCAACTCcaattttagatttttcttgCATCTTTTACTTGATTTTTAACATTTCCACATAACGGGGCTGTGCTTTTAAGGGGCATTTTGTGGCAGTTTTCAAGAAAAATCGAGCCTTAGTTGGTGCAGCTTCGGAAATATCAGGTATGTCTTTGTCTTGCACTCTCTGACTTTGAATTTGCTTCGTGTTTTTCTGATTCTTTATCAATTAATGAGGTCTCCTTCTTTAATAGACTTTTTAAGGCATACCTCTCTGAAGTATATGATTGTTCTAATACTGCATCTTTGTTTCACAGCTCGCTCGATGGGCATGGCTATTGCTGCCTGCACTTCGAGGGTTCCAGCCAACTCCTGGCATCAAAGGTGACACAAGAGCAGCTAGCAGGTGAGTCTTATTTCCAGCTTTCATCGGGTGGGGAGTCTCTTGCTGATTAACTTAACATCTTGGGTATGTAGATCTCTTTACCTAGCATCACCACTTCAGCGACAAGATCTACTTCCACAGTAAGTGTTTCTGCTATGCCCGCGGCTTTAACCGGTTCCCTATTGGCCCGCATCTTGAGCTGGCGATTCTTTGTTCTCTTAGCTGAGCTGAGCGCTGAGCGTTCTACCATGTGTAACATGACTTGAAACTGCAGGTCACAATCATCACGTATGATGATTGAACCGCCTAATCAATAAAACCCCGTCTTGATTATCCCCTTTCAATCCTCATCCCTCTCTACACCTCCCTTGCCCTTTGCCTACCTCTCTCCACCCCCGTCACACCCTTTGCTGACCTCTCCACCCCTCCCTCGCCTTTTGCCGACCTCTCGCCTCCCCTGCCACACCTTTTGCCGACCTCTCTAAACCAATGCCACACCCTTTCCCTCTCCACCCCTCTCTCGCCCATTGCCGACCTCTCCCCACCCCTCGCAGGCACTTTCCCAACTTCCGTCCACCCCATCCTAACCCTACCCCATCCCCTGTCCAACCCACCCTCGCCCTTTCGCAACCTCATCCACTATCGTACTCTTTCGATCTTAGTTACTCTCTCCTGCCTCGCTATTAGCCTTGTCTTCTTCCTGTCTTTTTGCCCGCCTCCTCTCCTcttctttttaattattgttttcctTCTACCACTCTTCTGATGCTGCCCTCTGTATTTTCACTCTATATTCCTAGTCCCTCGTTATAATTATCTCGTTTTCACCTTTTTTCCTCCTCCGTTTCTGTACTTACCACTTTCACACTATTTAGCTTTCTCATCACTTTCTCTTTCACGTCCGCTTTATCTCTTGTATCCCCTCCTCTATATTATACTCTCTTTCCTCCTCAACCCCTCCTACCACTCTCCCATTGTATCCTTACCTCCCCCCCCCCGACCTCCGCTCTTAGACTATCTTTCCTCCTCACCCTGTGTGCAGTACGCATGCGCGAGCCCGGATGACCTGCCCTAGCTCGGGAGCCCTGCCCCGTGCAACCCTCGCACCGCGCCCGGTCCTTGCAGCGTTCCTTTGTTTCAGTTTGCTTGGGGCACCGTGCGGAGTGGTCACGTCAGAGTGCAACTGCAATTTTGGATATTTCTTACATCTTGTACTTGACTTTTAACACTTCTACATAACGGGGCTGTGCTTTTAAGGGACATTTTGTGTCATTTTCAAGAAACATCGAGCCTTCCTGGGTGCAGCTTCGGAAATATCAGGTATGTCTTTGTCTTGCTGATCAACTTAACATCTTGGGTATGTAGATCTCTTTACCTAGCATCAACACTTTACCGACAAGACCTACTGCTACAGTAAGTATTTCTGCTATGCCTATTTGATTCTCTATTGCTCCGCATCTTGAAATGGCGATCCTTTGTTCTCTTAGCTGAGCTGAGCGCTAAGCGTTCTACTTAATGTGTAACATGACTTGAAACTGCAGGTCACAATCATCACGTATGATGATTGAACCGCCTAATCAATAAATTTACCCCGTCTTGATTATCCCCTTTCAATCCTCATCCTTCTCTACCACTCCCTCGCCCTTTGCGGACCTCTCTCCACCCCTGCCACACCTTGTACTAACCTCTGTCCACCCCTGCCACACCCTTTGCCGCCCTCTCTCCACCCCTGCCACACCCTTTGCTTCCCTCTCCACCCCTCTTTCGCCCTTTTCCGACCTCCCTCCATACCTCTCTGGCACTTTCCCAACTTCCGTCCACCCCATCCTATCCCTTCCCCGACCCCTGTCCAACCCATTCTCGCCCTTTCCCAACCTCAACCACTCTCGAACTCTTTTGGTTTTAGACACTCTCTCCTGCCTCACTATTAGCCTTTTCTTCTTTCCGTCTTTTTGCCCGCCTCCTCACCTCTTCTATTTTTCCTTTCTTCTTTTTAATTAGTGTTTTCCTTATCTACCACTCTCTGATGCTACCCTCTGTATCTTCACTCACTGTATATTCCTACTCCTTTGTTATAGTTATCTCGTTTTCACCTTTTTTCCTCCTCCCTTTCTATCCTTACCACTCTCACACTATTGAGCTTTCTCCTCACTTTCTCTTTCACCTCCCCCTTTATCTTTTTTATCCCCCCCCTGTATTACACTTTCTTTCCTCCTCAACCCGTCTTTCACCTCTCCCATTGTCTCCTTACCTCCCCCCCCCGCCCTCCGCTCTTAGACTATCTTTCCTCCTCACCTTGTGTGCAGTACGCATGCGCGAGCCCAGATGACCTGCCCCAGCTCGAAAACCCTGCCCCCTCCCGCCGCGTGCAACGCGCGCACCGCGCCCGGTCCTTGCAGAGTTCCTTTGTTTCAGTCTGCTCGGGGCACCGTGCGGAGTGGTCACGTCAGAGTGCAACTTCAATTTTAGATCTTCTTGCATCTTTTACTTGATTTTTAATACTTCCACATAACGGGGCTGTGCTTTTAAGGGTCATTTTGTGGCAGTTTTCAAGAAAAATCGAGCCTGCCTGGGTACAGCTTCGGAAATATCAGGTATGTCTTTGTCTTGCACTCTCTGACTTTGAATTTGCTTCGTGTTTTTCTGATTCTTTATCAATTAATGAGGTCTCCTTTTTTAATAGACCGTTTAAGGCATACCTCTCTAAAGTATATGATTGTTCTAATACTGCATCTTTGTTTAACAGCTCGCTCGATGGGCGTGGCTATTGCTGCCTGCACTTCGAGGGTTCCAGCCAACTCCTGGCATCAAAGGTGACACAAGAGCAGCTAGCAGGTGAGTCTTATTTCCAGCTTTCATCGGGTGGGAAGTCTCTTGCTGATTAACTTAACATCTTGGGTATGTAGATCTCTTTACCACTTCAGCGACAAGACCTACTTCTACAGTAAGTGTTTCTGCTATGCCCGCGGCTTTAACCGGTTCCCTATTGGCCCGCATCTTGAACTGGCAATCCTTTGTTCTCTTAGCTGATTTGAGCGCTGAGCGTACTACTTAATGTGTAACATGACTTGAAACTGCAGGTCACAATCATCACCCACTCTCGAACTTGTTCGGTCGTCGTCACTCTCTTCTTCATGTCTTTTTGCCCGCCTCGTCTCCTCTTCCATTTTTTCCTTcttctttttaattattgttttcctGACCTACCACTCTTCTGATCTTGCCCTCTGTATCTTCACTCTACATTCCTACTCTCTTGTTAAAATTGTCTCGTTTTCACCTTTTTTCCTCCTCCCTTTCTGTCTAAGGGCAGACTCTCTCCACTCTGACACTATTTAGATTTCTCCTCTCCTTCATTATCTCTATTATCCCCCCTTCTTTAGTATACTCTTTCCCCCCTCTAACCCCCCCCAATCTTAAGCTATCTTTCCTTCTCACCCTATCATTCGCCTCTCCCGTTATTT
This window of the Helicoverpa zea isolate HzStark_Cry1AcR chromosome 31, ilHelZeax1.1, whole genome shotgun sequence genome carries:
- the LOC124645382 gene encoding tudor domain-containing protein 5-like — encoded protein: MSSTTNTGEASQPSETKDSPRTRAIRRAKRNQRLKAQVMDLITANPGGVWMLDLLQLYRKRFKRNMNFLASGHLSLLSLLCLLDEHVVVTCLEDGSWFVHLRGAEPEYPPVPAPSPRPVRASTPVTDEDALPYIPYDEDVFPEDCMQPMEVIPESSLRDIQPADMVEISVTEVYSPSHFWLMRLGEEYHIALEIIMDEMARYYDDEGRSRFLAPSAMRVGHYCSAPYERRWHRAVIVQLKDSDIVKVRYVDYGTVESLQRCELRPLRREWAQLPAQALRARLAAVRPCADATRWPFASSAHFLKLVANMRLVANVVSVNTEEKVIETLLVDTSTPKDLLISDALIKTGHADARHDSVRASEPHLIPTFEALESGAALGPKDVMFYLNNGVPLEKHPAYVEHVIAPIKRATITRDEAPGLTRDSASEPSTPGQLLLAALQVGAKSSSSLDEEPRSHSSAPLGERPLCSSASVASVESDIAALTLEERDTYNSLLREDPVAAHWYKAGALGRAMHPE